In Dehalococcoidales bacterium, the following proteins share a genomic window:
- a CDS encoding 4Fe-4S dicluster domain-containing protein — MKLDRRGFLKASAGTAGVVLLGSQGLGTVARAASSGQDLAMLVDVSKCVGCWWCYAACKNYNSLTETIKPDPEDSPELSPDCWTTLFPLKKGDDWSLRKQACMHCTDAACVEVCPTGALSYNELGFVQYDREKCSGCGYCAQNCPFGIPQLGSNRITGAGVMDKCTFCIDRVSNGQPTACSEACTTGAITFGQRSELLDNAEKRVTELEKQNPSANLYGKTELGGLHVMYVLDEAPDTYGLPVDPQVPAAAEVRGILKWLGIGVTVAAAAGFGLNYLIARMRIARGGERE; from the coding sequence ATGAAACTGGACCGGAGGGGTTTCCTGAAAGCCTCGGCAGGAACTGCGGGAGTCGTTCTGCTTGGTTCGCAGGGTCTTGGCACTGTGGCCAGAGCAGCCTCCTCCGGACAGGACCTTGCCATGTTGGTGGACGTCTCTAAATGCGTCGGTTGCTGGTGGTGCTACGCCGCCTGTAAGAACTACAACAGCCTGACAGAAACCATCAAGCCTGACCCCGAGGATTCCCCCGAGCTTTCTCCTGATTGCTGGACAACTCTATTCCCCCTGAAAAAGGGCGATGACTGGAGCCTCAGAAAGCAGGCCTGCATGCACTGTACCGATGCTGCCTGCGTCGAGGTATGCCCCACCGGAGCCCTGAGCTACAACGAGCTGGGGTTCGTCCAGTATGACCGAGAAAAATGCTCCGGCTGTGGTTACTGTGCCCAGAATTGCCCTTTTGGTATACCCCAGTTGGGGAGTAACCGTATTACCGGTGCCGGCGTCATGGACAAATGCACTTTCTGTATTGACCGGGTCAGCAACGGCCAGCCAACTGCCTGCTCGGAAGCCTGCACCACCGGAGCAATCACGTTTGGCCAGCGTTCGGAGTTACTTGATAATGCCGAGAAACGCGTCACGGAACTGGAGAAACAGAATCCTTCAGCCAATCTATACGGGAAAACCGAACTGGGAGGACTGCACGTAATGTACGTGCTCGATGAAGCCCCCGATACCTACGGTCTGCCGGTTGACCCACAGGTCCCCGCCGCGGCGGAGGTAAGGGGTATTCTGAAGTGGCTTGGTATTGGGGTTACGGTCGCCGCCGCTGCCGGTTTCGGGTTGAACTATCTTATCGCCAGGATGAGAATAGCCCGGGGAGGAGAGAGGGAATGA